A window from Thermomonas aquatica encodes these proteins:
- the ilvG gene encoding acetolactate synthase 2 catalytic subunit has protein sequence MNGARWLAQALVAEGVDTLFGYPGGTIMPFYDALHGTPALKHVLVRHEQGAAFAANGYARASGRVGVCVATSGPGASNLVTGIADAMLDSVPMVVLTGQVPTTLMGTDAFQELDVFAMTLPMVKHSFIARRVDDLPMMVAEAFRLARSGRPGPVLIDLPKDVQMADASHLPAHAPLPVDAVETPKDASLHEALALISQAQRPVVYGGGGIALGDALQDFRTFVDATQIPTVLTLRGLGALPTKHPLNLGMLGMHGSRAANLAVQEADLLIVVGARFDDRATGKLAEFAPHARVVHMDLDAAEIGKLRAADAGVRGDLRITLAKLTLPCAAHLHGRNGAARKAWRAQCQQRAQQHAARYDAPGHTVYAPALLKRLSELAPEAIVACDVGQHQMWVAQHWRMDHPRKHLTSGALGAMGFGIPAAMGAQMQNPSGQVICVSGDGSILMNIQELATLRRYDLPVKIVLLDNQALGMVRQWQELFFDKRYSEIDLSDNPDFVALAQAFGIEALHVERAGDVDAALQALLEATGPALLHVAIDTAANVWPLVPPNRSNSEMMDDIEASPAVAIPSPPTQAPSPQEA, from the coding sequence ATGAACGGCGCCCGCTGGCTGGCGCAGGCCCTGGTCGCGGAAGGCGTGGACACGCTGTTCGGGTATCCCGGCGGCACCATCATGCCCTTCTACGACGCCCTGCACGGCACCCCGGCACTGAAGCACGTGCTGGTACGCCACGAGCAGGGCGCGGCGTTCGCCGCCAACGGGTATGCGCGCGCCAGCGGGCGCGTCGGCGTGTGCGTGGCCACCTCCGGCCCGGGCGCGTCGAACCTGGTCACCGGCATCGCCGATGCGATGCTGGATTCGGTGCCGATGGTGGTGCTGACCGGGCAGGTGCCGACCACGCTGATGGGCACCGACGCGTTCCAGGAACTGGACGTGTTCGCGATGACCCTGCCGATGGTCAAGCACAGCTTCATCGCGCGGCGCGTGGATGACTTGCCGATGATGGTGGCCGAAGCGTTCCGGTTGGCGCGCAGCGGCCGCCCCGGCCCGGTGCTGATCGACCTGCCGAAGGACGTGCAGATGGCCGATGCCAGCCACCTGCCGGCGCACGCGCCGCTGCCGGTGGATGCGGTGGAAACGCCGAAGGATGCCTCGCTGCACGAAGCGCTGGCGCTGATCTCGCAGGCGCAGCGTCCGGTCGTCTATGGCGGCGGCGGCATCGCGCTGGGCGATGCATTGCAGGACTTCCGCACCTTCGTCGATGCGACGCAGATCCCGACCGTGTTGACCCTGCGCGGGCTGGGCGCGTTGCCGACGAAGCACCCGTTGAACCTCGGCATGTTGGGCATGCATGGCTCGCGCGCGGCGAATCTCGCCGTGCAGGAAGCCGACCTGCTGATCGTGGTCGGCGCGCGCTTCGACGACCGCGCCACCGGCAAGCTGGCCGAATTCGCGCCGCACGCGCGCGTCGTGCACATGGACCTGGACGCCGCCGAGATCGGCAAGCTGCGCGCCGCCGACGCCGGCGTGCGCGGCGACCTGCGCATCACCCTGGCCAAGCTGACCCTGCCCTGCGCCGCGCACCTGCACGGCCGCAACGGTGCCGCCCGCAAGGCCTGGCGTGCGCAATGCCAGCAACGCGCGCAACAGCACGCCGCGCGGTACGACGCCCCCGGCCACACCGTGTACGCACCCGCGCTGCTGAAGCGATTGTCCGAGCTGGCGCCAGAGGCGATCGTCGCCTGCGATGTCGGCCAGCACCAGATGTGGGTGGCGCAGCACTGGCGCATGGACCATCCGCGCAAGCACCTGACTTCTGGCGCGCTGGGCGCGATGGGCTTCGGCATCCCCGCCGCGATGGGTGCCCAGATGCAGAACCCCAGCGGGCAAGTGATCTGCGTCAGCGGCGACGGCTCGATCCTGATGAACATCCAGGAACTGGCCACCCTGCGCCGCTACGACCTGCCGGTGAAGATCGTGCTGCTCGACAACCAGGCGCTGGGCATGGTCCGCCAGTGGCAGGAACTGTTCTTCGACAAGCGCTATTCCGAGATCGACCTGTCCGACAACCCGGACTTCGTCGCGCTGGCGCAAGCCTTCGGCATCGAGGCGCTGCACGTCGAACGCGCCGGGGACGTCGATGCCGCGTTGCAGGCGCTGCTGGAGGCGACAGGCCCGGCGCTGCTGCACGTCGCCATCGACACCGCCGCCAACGTCTGGCCGCTGGTGCCGCCGAACCGCAGCAACAGCGAAATGATGGATGACATCGAAGCGTCTCCCGCCGTCGCCATTCCTTCCCCGCCCACCCAAGCTCCCTCCCCCCAAGAGGCCTGA
- the ilvC gene encoding ketol-acid reductoisomerase, with amino-acid sequence MTSPTKPRIAIVGYGSQGRAHALNLRDSGFDVTIGLRPGGPTELKAKADGFSVKTPADAVKDAELVAILTPDMVQPQLYGEVIEPNIAQGACLLFAHGFNVHYGQIAPREDLDVILVAPKGPGALVRREYEIGRGVPSVYAIHQDKSGNAEQFALTYCAGIGGARQNAIKTSFKEETETDLFGEQAVLCGGATKLVQAGWETLVEAGYQPEVAYYECLHELKLIVDLFYEGGITRMHEFISETAQYGALTRGNYIVDDNTRAQMKQVLTEIQDGTFARQWIAEYAAGNANYKAMKQADLDHPIEAIGKKLRANMKWLASSNPAPSKPATDAAQPQSEAA; translated from the coding sequence ATGACCAGCCCCACCAAACCGCGCATCGCCATCGTCGGCTACGGCAGCCAGGGCCGCGCGCACGCACTCAACCTGCGCGACTCCGGCTTCGACGTCACCATCGGCCTGCGACCCGGCGGCCCCACCGAACTCAAGGCCAAGGCCGATGGCTTCAGCGTGAAAACGCCGGCCGATGCGGTGAAGGACGCGGAGCTCGTCGCCATCCTCACCCCGGACATGGTCCAGCCGCAGCTGTACGGCGAGGTCATCGAGCCGAACATCGCGCAGGGCGCCTGCCTGCTGTTCGCGCACGGCTTCAACGTGCATTACGGGCAGATCGCGCCGCGCGAGGATCTGGATGTGATCCTGGTCGCGCCGAAGGGCCCGGGCGCGCTGGTGCGCCGCGAATACGAGATCGGTCGCGGCGTGCCATCCGTCTACGCGATCCACCAGGACAAGTCCGGCAACGCCGAACAGTTCGCGCTGACCTACTGCGCCGGCATCGGCGGCGCGCGCCAGAACGCGATCAAGACCAGCTTCAAGGAAGAAACCGAGACCGACCTGTTCGGCGAGCAGGCGGTGCTCTGCGGCGGCGCCACCAAGCTGGTGCAGGCCGGCTGGGAGACGCTGGTGGAAGCCGGCTACCAGCCGGAAGTCGCCTATTACGAATGCCTGCACGAGCTGAAGCTGATCGTCGACCTGTTCTACGAAGGCGGCATCACCCGCATGCACGAATTCATCAGCGAAACCGCGCAATACGGCGCGCTGACCCGCGGCAACTACATCGTCGACGACAACACCCGCGCGCAGATGAAGCAGGTGCTGACCGAAATCCAGGACGGCACCTTCGCCCGCCAGTGGATCGCCGAATACGCCGCCGGGAATGCGAATTACAAGGCGATGAAGCAGGCCGACCTCGACCATCCGATCGAGGCGATCGGCAAGAAGCTGCGCGCCAACATGAAGTGGCTGGCCTCGTCGAATCCGGCGCCGTCGAAACCGGCGACCGACGCCGCGCAACCGCAGAGCGAGGCCGCGTGA
- the ilvD gene encoding dihydroxy-acid dehydratase — translation MPDYRSKTSTHGRNMAGARALWRATGMGDDDFHKPIIAIANSFTQFVPGHVHLKDMGQLVAREIERVGGVAKEFNTIAVDDGIAMGHDGMLYSLPSRELIADAVEYMANAHCADALVCISNCDKITPGMLMAALRLNIPAVFVSGGPMEAGKTKLAEHKLDLVDAMVLAADPNASDEQVAAVERSACPTCGSCSGMFTANSMNCLTEALGLSLPGNGTVLATHADREALFKRAGVLAVELCHRWYGAEDASALPRGIATFEAFQNAMTLDIAMGGSTNTILHLLAAAQEAGVDFTMRDIDALSRRVPQLCKVAPNAQKYHIEDVHRAGGIMAILGELARGGLLHTDVATVHAPTLGEAIAKWDIATVDDEAIQTFYKAGPAGIPTQVAFSQATRWPSLDDDRAEGCIRSVEHAYSKEGGLAVLHGNIALDGCVVKTAGVDESIHVFEGHARVYESQDAAVKGILDDEVRAGDIVVIRYEGPKGGPGMQEMLYPTSYLKSKGLGKTCALLTDGRFSGGTSGLSIGHVSPEAAAGGAIGLVRDGDRIRIDIPNRSIELLLADDVLAVRRAAQDANGWKPAQPRPRKVSAALKAYALLATSADKGAVRDKALLDAV, via the coding sequence ATGCCCGACTACCGTTCGAAAACCTCCACCCATGGCCGCAACATGGCCGGTGCGCGCGCGTTGTGGCGCGCCACCGGGATGGGCGACGACGACTTCCACAAGCCGATCATCGCCATCGCCAATTCCTTCACCCAGTTCGTGCCCGGGCATGTGCACCTGAAGGACATGGGGCAGCTCGTCGCACGCGAGATCGAGCGCGTCGGCGGCGTCGCCAAGGAGTTCAACACCATCGCGGTGGACGACGGCATCGCGATGGGCCACGACGGCATGCTGTATTCGCTGCCGTCGCGCGAGCTGATCGCCGATGCGGTGGAGTACATGGCGAACGCGCACTGCGCCGACGCGCTGGTGTGCATCTCCAACTGCGACAAGATCACCCCGGGCATGCTGATGGCGGCGCTGCGCTTGAACATCCCGGCGGTGTTCGTGTCCGGCGGGCCGATGGAAGCGGGCAAGACCAAGCTCGCGGAGCACAAGCTCGACCTGGTCGATGCGATGGTGCTGGCCGCCGATCCGAATGCGAGCGATGAACAGGTCGCGGCGGTGGAACGCAGTGCCTGCCCGACCTGCGGTTCCTGCAGCGGCATGTTCACCGCGAACTCGATGAATTGTTTGACCGAGGCGCTGGGGCTGTCGCTGCCCGGCAATGGCACCGTGCTGGCGACGCACGCGGATCGCGAGGCGCTGTTCAAGCGCGCCGGCGTGCTCGCCGTGGAGCTCTGCCATCGCTGGTATGGCGCGGAGGATGCGAGCGCACTGCCGCGCGGTATCGCCACCTTCGAGGCGTTCCAGAACGCGATGACCCTGGACATCGCGATGGGCGGCTCGACCAACACCATCCTGCACCTGCTGGCCGCCGCGCAGGAAGCTGGCGTCGATTTCACGATGCGCGACATCGATGCGCTGAGCCGGCGCGTGCCGCAGCTGTGCAAGGTGGCGCCGAACGCGCAGAAGTACCACATCGAGGACGTGCATCGCGCCGGCGGGATCATGGCGATCCTCGGCGAACTCGCACGTGGCGGCTTGCTGCACACCGACGTCGCCACCGTGCATGCGCCGACATTGGGCGAAGCCATCGCAAAATGGGACATCGCCACCGTCGACGACGAAGCGATCCAGACGTTCTACAAGGCGGGGCCTGCAGGTATCCCGACCCAGGTCGCCTTCAGCCAGGCCACGCGCTGGCCATCGCTCGACGACGACCGCGCCGAAGGCTGCATCCGCAGCGTCGAACATGCGTATTCGAAGGAAGGCGGGCTCGCGGTCCTGCACGGGAACATCGCGCTGGACGGCTGCGTGGTGAAGACCGCCGGCGTCGATGAGTCGATCCACGTGTTCGAAGGCCACGCGCGCGTGTACGAAAGCCAGGACGCGGCGGTGAAGGGCATCCTCGACGACGAAGTGCGGGCGGGCGACATCGTGGTGATCCGCTACGAAGGCCCGAAGGGCGGGCCGGGCATGCAGGAGATGCTGTACCCGACCAGCTACCTGAAATCGAAAGGCCTCGGCAAAACCTGTGCGCTGCTCACCGACGGCCGGTTCTCCGGCGGTACCTCGGGCCTGAGCATCGGCCATGTCTCGCCGGAAGCGGCAGCGGGTGGCGCGATCGGGCTGGTGCGCGATGGCGACCGCATCCGCATCGACATCCCGAATCGCAGCATCGAACTGTTGCTGGCGGACGACGTGCTCGCTGTGCGCCGCGCCGCGCAGGACGCAAATGGCTGGAAGCCCGCGCAGCCGCGCCCGCGCAAGGTCAGCGCCGCGCTGAAGGCCTATGCGTTGCTGGCGACCAGCGCCGACAAGGGCGCGGTGCGCGACAAGGCGCTGCTGGACGCGGTCTGA
- a CDS encoding glycoside hydrolase 5 family protein, producing the protein MLLSLALLLAACAAPPAAIDAVAAAPAGAKPQSGFVTVQGTHFMLDGRQYRYAGANFWYGAYLAAADGIGDRARLRAELDQLKAAGIDNLRVLAMSEASGFKRAVRPAFMAAPGQYDESLLQGLDYLLVEMGKRDMKAVLYLNNFWQWSGGMSQYVAWATGEPLSDPDASGDWNGFMQHSARFYALPKAQAIYRDAIRSVIGRTNGISGVAYADDPTVMSWQLANEPRPGSQDGGRANIAAYDNWIDETAGYIHRLAPKQLVSTGSEGAMGSIGDLDLFLQAHKSPNVDYLTFHLWPSNWSWIDHKDPAARLESGLKSSLDYIDRHIDAAGRLGKPIVLSEFGLNRDGGSYDPGSGTIARDRFYRAIYQRLLQRMQAGDAIAGSNFWAWGGRGRSANADFMWKAGDPFTGDPPQEAQGLFSVFDSDASTLGIVADHAKAVHALPR; encoded by the coding sequence ATGCTGTTGTCCCTGGCCTTGCTGCTGGCCGCTTGCGCGGCGCCGCCGGCCGCGATCGATGCGGTTGCCGCGGCACCTGCCGGTGCGAAGCCGCAATCCGGCTTCGTGACCGTGCAGGGCACGCATTTCATGCTCGACGGCAGGCAATATCGCTACGCCGGCGCGAACTTCTGGTACGGCGCCTACCTCGCTGCGGCCGATGGCATCGGCGACCGCGCGCGCTTGCGCGCCGAACTCGACCAGTTGAAGGCCGCCGGCATCGACAACCTGCGCGTGCTGGCGATGTCGGAAGCCAGCGGCTTCAAGCGCGCGGTGCGCCCGGCCTTCATGGCCGCGCCGGGGCAGTACGACGAATCGCTGCTGCAAGGCCTGGACTACCTGCTGGTCGAGATGGGCAAGCGCGACATGAAGGCGGTGCTCTACCTCAACAATTTCTGGCAATGGTCGGGCGGCATGTCGCAGTACGTGGCATGGGCGACCGGCGAACCGCTGTCCGATCCGGACGCCAGCGGCGACTGGAACGGCTTCATGCAGCATTCGGCGCGCTTCTATGCGTTGCCGAAGGCGCAGGCGATCTATCGCGATGCGATCCGCTCCGTGATCGGCCGCACCAACGGCATCAGCGGCGTTGCCTACGCGGACGATCCCACGGTGATGTCCTGGCAACTGGCCAACGAACCGCGGCCGGGCAGCCAGGATGGCGGCCGCGCCAACATCGCGGCCTACGACAACTGGATCGACGAGACCGCCGGTTACATCCACCGTCTTGCGCCGAAGCAGTTGGTGAGCACCGGCAGCGAGGGCGCGATGGGCTCGATCGGCGACCTCGACCTGTTCCTGCAGGCGCACAAGAGCCCGAATGTCGATTACCTGACCTTCCACCTGTGGCCGTCGAACTGGAGCTGGATCGACCACAAGGATCCGGCGGCGCGGCTCGAGTCCGGGCTGAAATCCTCGCTCGACTACATCGACCGCCACATCGATGCCGCCGGCAGGCTGGGCAAGCCGATCGTGCTGTCGGAGTTCGGCCTGAACCGCGATGGCGGTTCCTACGATCCCGGCTCGGGCACGATCGCGCGCGACCGCTTCTACCGCGCGATCTACCAGCGCCTGCTGCAACGCATGCAGGCCGGCGACGCCATCGCCGGATCGAATTTCTGGGCCTGGGGCGGGCGCGGGCGCAGCGCCAATGCGGATTTCATGTGGAAGGCCGGCGACCCGTTCACCGGCGATCCGCCGCAGGAAGCGCAGGGCCTGTTTTCCGTGTTCGACAGCGACGCCTCGACCCTGGGCATCGTCGCCGACCACGCGAAAGCCGTGCACGCCCTGCCGCGCTGA
- the thiC gene encoding phosphomethylpyrimidine synthase ThiC, protein MNAIPKPAADLLQQTGQLSESVTRPIPGSRKIFVEGSRPDLRVAMREIAQTQTPTLFGGEANPPITVYDPSGPYTDPDARIDLAVGLPALRAKWIEERGDTELLPKLSSEFGRARETNPKLDAVRFPNRTLPRVARAGANVSQMHYARKGIITPEMEYVAIRENQRLDAVRDALLLKQHPGEAFGASIQKFITPEFVRDEIARGRAILPNNINHPESEPMIIGRNFLTKINANIGNSAVSSGIAEEVEKLVWSIRWGGDTVMDLSTGKHIHETREWIIRNSPVPIGTVPIYQALEKVDGRAEELTWEIFRDTLIEQAEQGVDYFTIHAGVLLRHVPLTAKRVTGIVSRGGSIMAKWCLAHHKENFLYTHFEDICEIMKAYDVAFSLGDGLRPGCIADANDAAQFGELEALGELTKIAWKHDVQTMIEGPGHVPMQMIKENMDKQLAECGEAPFYTLGPLTTDIAPGYDHITSAIGAAMIGWFGTAMLCYVTPKEHLGLPNREDVRDGIMAYKIAAHAADLAKGHPGAQVRDNALSKARFEFRWQDQFHLGLDPEKAKSFHDETLPKDAHKVAHFCSMCGPHFCSMKITQDVRDYAAEHGVDEAAALQAGMAEKSAQFREQGAEVYREA, encoded by the coding sequence ATGAATGCCATTCCCAAGCCCGCCGCCGACCTGCTGCAGCAGACCGGACAGCTGTCCGAATCCGTGACCCGGCCGATCCCCGGTTCGCGCAAGATCTTCGTCGAGGGCTCGCGCCCCGACCTGCGGGTGGCGATGCGCGAGATCGCGCAGACCCAGACGCCGACGCTGTTCGGCGGCGAGGCGAATCCGCCGATCACCGTCTACGACCCGTCCGGCCCGTACACCGATCCCGATGCGCGCATCGACCTGGCGGTCGGCCTGCCGGCGTTGCGCGCGAAGTGGATCGAGGAGCGCGGCGATACCGAATTGCTGCCGAAGCTCAGTTCCGAGTTCGGCCGCGCGCGCGAAACGAATCCGAAGCTGGATGCGGTCCGCTTTCCCAACCGCACGCTGCCGCGCGTGGCCAGGGCCGGCGCCAACGTCAGCCAGATGCATTACGCGCGCAAGGGCATCATCACCCCCGAGATGGAATACGTCGCGATCCGCGAGAACCAGCGCCTGGACGCGGTGCGCGATGCGCTGCTGCTGAAGCAGCATCCCGGCGAAGCCTTCGGCGCCAGCATCCAGAAGTTCATCACCCCCGAATTCGTCCGCGACGAGATCGCCCGCGGCCGCGCGATCCTGCCGAACAACATCAACCACCCGGAAAGCGAGCCGATGATCATCGGCCGCAACTTCCTGACCAAGATCAACGCCAACATCGGCAACAGCGCTGTTTCGTCGGGTATCGCGGAAGAAGTGGAGAAGCTGGTGTGGTCGATCCGCTGGGGCGGCGACACGGTGATGGACCTGTCCACTGGCAAGCACATCCACGAAACCCGCGAATGGATCATCCGCAATTCGCCGGTGCCGATCGGCACGGTGCCGATCTACCAGGCGCTGGAGAAGGTCGATGGCCGCGCCGAGGAACTGACGTGGGAGATCTTCCGCGACACCCTGATCGAGCAGGCGGAGCAGGGCGTTGACTACTTCACCATCCACGCCGGCGTGCTGCTGCGCCATGTGCCGCTGACCGCCAAGCGCGTCACCGGCATCGTCTCGCGCGGCGGTTCGATCATGGCCAAGTGGTGCCTGGCGCACCACAAGGAGAACTTCCTCTACACCCACTTCGAGGACATCTGCGAAATCATGAAGGCCTACGACGTGGCCTTCTCGCTGGGCGATGGCCTGCGTCCTGGCTGCATCGCCGACGCCAACGACGCCGCGCAGTTCGGCGAGCTGGAGGCGCTGGGCGAACTCACCAAGATCGCCTGGAAGCACGACGTGCAGACCATGATCGAAGGCCCCGGCCACGTGCCGATGCAGATGATCAAGGAGAACATGGACAAGCAGCTGGCCGAGTGCGGCGAAGCGCCGTTCTACACGCTGGGCCCGCTGACCACCGACATCGCGCCGGGCTACGACCACATCACCAGCGCCATCGGTGCGGCGATGATCGGCTGGTTCGGCACCGCGATGCTGTGCTACGTGACGCCGAAGGAACACCTGGGCCTGCCCAACCGCGAGGACGTGCGCGACGGCATCATGGCCTACAAGATCGCCGCGCATGCCGCGGACCTGGCGAAGGGCCATCCGGGCGCGCAGGTGCGCGACAACGCCTTGAGCAAGGCGCGCTTCGAGTTCCGCTGGCAAGACCAGTTCCACCTCGGCCTGGACCCGGAGAAGGCCAAGTCCTTCCACGACGAGACCCTGCCGAAGGACGCGCACAAGGTCGCGCATTTCTGCTCGATGTGCGGCCCGCATTTCTGCTCGATGAAGATCACCCAGGACGTGCGCGACTATGCCGCCGAGCACGGCGTCGACGAAGCCGCGGCGCTGCAGGCGGGCATGGCGGAAAAATCCGCGCAGTTCCGCGAGCAGGGCGCCGAGGTCTACCGGGAGGCATGA
- a CDS encoding ion channel, whose product MEASAQLHLWGKIARRHPSAFLLAAQLLSLLAYPLIDGGTSGRLLFGAVVLVVVPLALWVVMRSPLMNWIGWLLAIPAMAMTVFGVVFEHQALLPISAMLEAALYFYAAGGLIIYMMRDHEVTGDELFAAAATFTLLAWGFAYAYFVCQAWYPGSFTGFEPERPRTWMELLFYSFSNLSATGLGDVLPVGPPARVLTMLEQFAGVGYIATVVSRLIGLTIVRKERG is encoded by the coding sequence ATGGAAGCCTCCGCGCAACTGCATCTGTGGGGCAAGATCGCGCGGCGGCATCCGTCCGCCTTCCTGCTTGCGGCGCAATTGCTGAGCCTGCTGGCCTATCCGCTGATCGACGGCGGCACCAGCGGCCGCCTGCTGTTCGGCGCGGTGGTGCTGGTGGTGGTGCCGCTGGCGTTGTGGGTGGTGATGCGCAGCCCGTTGATGAACTGGATCGGCTGGTTGCTGGCGATCCCGGCGATGGCGATGACCGTGTTCGGCGTGGTGTTCGAACACCAGGCGCTGCTGCCGATTTCGGCGATGCTGGAGGCGGCGCTGTACTTCTATGCGGCCGGCGGCCTGATCATCTACATGATGCGCGACCACGAGGTCACCGGCGACGAACTGTTCGCCGCCGCGGCGACCTTCACCCTGCTCGCGTGGGGCTTCGCCTACGCCTATTTCGTCTGCCAGGCCTGGTATCCGGGCAGCTTCACCGGCTTCGAGCCGGAACGGCCGCGGACCTGGATGGAATTGCTGTTCTACAGCTTCAGCAACCTGTCGGCGACCGGCCTCGGCGACGTGTTGCCGGTCGGCCCGCCGGCGCGCGTGCTGACCATGCTCGAGCAATTCGCCGGGGTCGGCTACATCGCCACCGTGGTGTCGCGCCTGATCGGGCTGACCATCGTGCGCAAGGAGCGTGGCTGA
- a CDS encoding DUF2785 domain-containing protein, with amino-acid sequence MAQRIRLPLGLLFACACLSSPVAAQARCALAHETPTALAQWKASGFAMADAADRNRRAYALVDCLGDADPQLRDGIAFEALSTWMRGKQLDAAALRSLQRKLLGQLAGADAEGYRKPFAALVLSEVTRTDRVQPWMTTDERARMAASAAAYLQSVRDYRGYVDGEGWRHGVAHGADWALQLALNKALPPSQLMPLLAAVGAQVMPADGHAYAFGEATRLARPVAYAAARGDLEQAALDAWLSGLASTLGPLPGGDRQAAWWTRRANLENFLQALGYMVDGDPSPPLIALAASVRKTMRELP; translated from the coding sequence ATGGCCCAGCGAATCCGGCTACCCCTCGGACTTCTTTTCGCCTGCGCATGCCTGTCGTCGCCAGTGGCGGCGCAGGCGCGCTGCGCGCTGGCGCATGAAACGCCCACCGCGCTCGCGCAGTGGAAGGCCTCGGGCTTCGCCATGGCCGATGCCGCCGACCGCAACCGGCGCGCGTACGCATTGGTCGATTGCCTCGGCGATGCCGATCCGCAGCTGCGCGACGGCATCGCCTTCGAGGCGCTGTCGACCTGGATGCGCGGCAAGCAACTCGACGCCGCCGCATTGCGCTCGCTCCAGCGCAAGTTGCTGGGACAGCTCGCAGGCGCGGATGCGGAGGGTTACCGCAAGCCCTTCGCCGCCTTGGTGCTGTCCGAGGTCACGCGCACCGACCGCGTGCAGCCATGGATGACGACGGACGAACGCGCGCGAATGGCGGCGTCGGCCGCGGCATACCTGCAATCGGTGCGCGACTACCGCGGTTACGTCGATGGCGAAGGCTGGCGCCATGGCGTGGCGCATGGCGCGGACTGGGCGCTGCAGCTGGCCTTGAACAAGGCGCTGCCGCCATCGCAACTGATGCCGTTGCTGGCCGCGGTGGGCGCGCAGGTGATGCCCGCCGATGGCCATGCCTACGCGTTCGGCGAAGCGACCCGGCTCGCGCGGCCGGTGGCCTACGCGGCGGCGCGCGGCGACCTCGAACAAGCGGCGCTGGATGCCTGGCTGTCGGGACTGGCGTCCACGCTGGGACCATTGCCTGGCGGCGACCGGCAGGCGGCATGGTGGACGCGCCGCGCCAACCTCGAGAATTTCCTGCAGGCGCTCGGCTACATGGTCGATGGCGATCCGTCGCCCCCGCTCATCGCCTTGGCGGCAAGCGTGCGCAAGACGATGCGCGAACTGCCCTGA